The nucleotide sequence TCTCCCTGCACTAGTTTCTCATAGCGACGCTGAGACCAGGGGGAGTCAAAGAGGTGAGCAAGATTGTCAAAATGGGTATCGCTCAGAAACATCAGGCAGTTGGATAGCAGGTCGACCATTAGCTCGACTGACACGCTGTAAAGTTCGTCGACTGTCAAGGAGGTGATTACTGCCGTGATCAAGGGTCCGATGGGTTCCGAGAGTCTTGTATCCTTAGAGGATGACTTTTGAGCGAACCATACCCACGACTGTATTTTCCGTCAGTGACCTCCGGGGGAGATGAATGTGGGTGTTTACCTGTAAGCATCGAATTGCGTCTTCATGGGCTTCTTCCGTTGTCGTTTGAGGTGACATGCTGCGACTCATCAAAGCCACTGCATCAGAGCTATTCTCCAAAATGGAACCATAGATACCGATACTTCCATTATGTTAGCCGCGAACAGAACAGACAAGCATGAAGCCCATACTTTTGCACCGAGTTCaggttgatcttggcaaCCTCATCGAAGACGTTGGTCAATACCCACAGAGCAGCCTGTGCTTGTGATGGTTCCATGCGCTCCATAAGCGAAACTGTATCGGgtccttgtccttcatcGAGGGCACTTGGTAGACACGACTGGCCTGAGACTAAGCAAAACACGAGATGGCGGATGAAACGACTCCATAGTTGGTGAAAGTTGATGTAAAAGGTCGCAAGGGCTGATGCGAGTTTCCGGGCAACCAACGGTGAACTTCGACTGCGCAGCGTATCCAGGTAGTGATTAATCAATAACAGTAACAGCTCAGAAGCATCTTCGGGTGAGAGTGATAAACTACAGAGAGGTTCAGTGAGAGGCCAgtaacaacaacaaggacaTAGATGAGTACCTCTCGTTATTGAgtttgatgacgatggtgagtGCGCCAAAGAACTTGACCTGCTGGTCAGGCTTCTCCAATAGGATGCGAGCAAGACCCCAAGCTTCAGGAGTGCCTTGAAGACGAGATAAGGTTGCCTGGGTCTGAGCAATCACTTCGGGAGGATTCGGTTGGTACAGTGAGAGAATGAGCtacagagagagaaaagtTAGTCAAGACGATGCGATTTGCTTCTCTTCACGACAGCAGAAGCTTCTCCTTTATTGGTTCAAGCGTAGAAGAGAATGAGATCGATTATACATACTCTCTCAACTTCTGCTGGGTCGTCGGCCATCGTTGGAAGGATTGTGTAGGTCACTCAAGcttgcgatgcgatgcgatgcgatgcgatcaCTGGGCTTCCAGAGGCATGCCCCGCCATAGAATCAAGGCTGGTGGGGGTTGAAAAATAACAGCCACAATGACCATGAAAGGAAGCAAAGTTGCAAAGAATACCTTTGTATACCTACCCTTAATTGTTAGGCCATTCATTACTACAACATTCACCATAGGCACAAATGCATAGGGACATCACTGAGGCAGGCATCATTGTTTGACAATATTATGATTTAATTACGTTTACGACGTTGCGCTACAACGTTCTTGTAGAATGCCTTCTTTCCGCTGGTCTTTTGCTTCTGGATGCCAGCGTACTTGTCGGTGAACTTGTGACTATCAAGATCCCGCGTGACCTCCTCCAGGAGAGtgttcttcctctccttgCGTGTTAGTCTCGCGCTGAAGAACTCGGTCGGTCCGGCGATGATCTCGCCGACCTGGGAGTATTCGGGGGCGCTCGCGCGgaggttcttcttctgaTGCTTGGGGTCCAGGATGCCTCGCATTCGGAGGACTTGCCACTCTCGCTTGAACTCGGGGGTCATGTTCGTCTTGGGGAGATCGAACCACTCAGGGCCTGCGGTAGACTATTGCGAGACTTTGTTAGCCATGTTTGTTCAACAGCGAGTTTCCTGTGCTGATGTGCTAAAAGTGTTTGCGCGAGGTAAAAGTCAGAGTAACTATGATATAAAGAGATCACGTTGTCATGGTCCTTTGATCCAAAACGGATACTGTCCCATGTCACAAAGGTTTGGGATAAATTTTCTTCATGCAAGTGGCAAACGGAATAGAGTTGTTGGAGGGAGTTTGTTTTCTTACCttttccttggccttgagtcCCAATTGCGGTTGAGGTGGTGCTCGAACAGTCAGGCCATctttcttgctgctgctgtaggAGGAAGAGTTTTGCTGCTTGACCAGTTGTTTTGTTGTCGCGGCGTCGCCAGCGACTACAGCATTTGAAGTTGTGGAAGAGACGatagcagaagcagaagcagggCCATCTTTCAGACGCTGCTCAGCCTTGCGCAGCAGCTCATCGACCTGATCATCTGAGATGTCTGTCATGGTCTGCTGTCGAccgagagggaaaagaagaagagaagtgaAGGGAACGAGAAACGAGCGCGTAGAAATAGTTGAGAGATGGCAGAAAAAAATAGCAGTGGAGACATCAAGAGCCCCACTCTGGCCGCTTCCATGTGCTCTACGTACCTACTGTTGATTAATGTACCAGGGAATACTTGTAGGACCTTTACCTTATCCTACATAAAATTTGTAAGTTACATACAGACTTGGGTAATTTTGCCAAAGCTTAAGGGATTCCTTATCGAGATTATTTCAGCATCTTCCACAGTCTTatgctttcttgctccttgagggTTCGAGctagtactccgtagttgaTAGGTTGCTGCTTGTAGAGTTCGAGGTTAGGTAGGCTTTAGGCTGTGATCACAGGTGATGCTCGACACGATATGTTTAGGTTTTTTCCCAAACGACCtaccttatataagcttCTGCCCAATAGCTTTCACAAAGGGCTTACTTAACAAAGGCTTAAACAGCAAAGCCCCTATAGCAGGCCAACATCACATAAGTCAATCAATATCAGACAAGATTTCTCTGCTTCAGTGGTGCAATCGCGACCTTGACCAAGCactaagtacctacctaggtataaaCACCGCCTCTACCTGCGGAGTAACTAGCGCCTACAGGTCTACCCCACAGCAGCTGTGTCAGTCCCGTCAGccttcttccatcatccCACCCAAAAGAGTATCATCCTCTACAACCAACCGCCACATTCAACCATGGAGAACaacccagcagcagcccgcACGAGGCCTGTTTATGATGCCTCTCAAGGCGGGCATTATGGCGCCAGCGCTTTGGTAAATCAATCCCCCTTCCTTCTCATGATGTGACGCGATGCGATGCAATGCGACGCGACGCGATAGCTTCAACCTCTGTTTGACATGGCGCTAATCTCTTGTTCAGCTCGCGACCCAAGGCTTTGCCCCCAGTGAGCTCTATACTGGACCTTGGGCAAATGTAAGTCAAGCCATttcatatcatatcatgcCATTGTAGTGGTAAGGATTGCGCTGACCGAGTGCTACTCTTCCAGGCG is from Fusarium musae strain F31 chromosome 4, whole genome shotgun sequence and encodes:
- a CDS encoding hypothetical protein (EggNog:ENOG41~BUSCO:EOG092643NE), which encodes MTDISDDQVDELLRKAEQRLKDGPASASAIVSSTTSNAVVAGDAATTKQLVKQQNSSSYSSSKKDGLTVRAPPQPQLGLKAKEKSTAGPEWFDLPKTNMTPEFKREWQVLRMRGILDPKHQKKNLRASAPEYSQVGEIIAGPTEFFSARLTRKERKNTLLEEVTRDLDSHKFTDKYAGIQKQKTSGKKAFYKNVVAQRRKRN